A region from the Felis catus isolate Fca126 chromosome F1, F.catus_Fca126_mat1.0, whole genome shotgun sequence genome encodes:
- the DCAF8 gene encoding DDB1- and CUL4-associated factor 8, translating to MSSKGNGAEGKTDLANGSLSSSPEEMSGAEEGRETSSGIEVEASDLSLSLTGDDGGPNRASTGSRGTDTESSGEDKDSDSMEDTGHYSINDENQVHDRSEEEEEEEEEEEEAHPRRRVQRKRANRDQDSSDDERALEDWVSSETSALPRPRWQALPALRERELGSSARFVYEACGARVFVQRFRLQHGLEGHTGCVNTLHFNQRGTWLASGSDDLKVVVWDWVRRQPVLDFESGHKSNVFQAKFLPNSGDSTLAMCARDGQVRVAELSATQCCKNTKRVAQHKGASHKLALEPDSPCTFLSAGEDAVVFTIDLRQDRPASKLVVTKEKEKKVGLYTIYVNPANTHQFAVGGRDQFVRIYDQRKIDENENNGVLKKFCPHHLVNSESKANITCLVFSHDGTELLASYNDEDIYLFNSSHSDGAQYVKRYKGHRNNATVKGVNFYGPKSEFVVSGSDCGHIFLWEKSSCQIVQFMEGDKGGVVNCLEPHPHLPVLATSGLDHDVKIWAPTAETSTELTGLKDVIKKNKRERDEDSLHHTDLFDSHMLWFLMHHLRQRRHHRRWREPGVGATDADSDESPSSSDTSDEEEGPDRVQCMPS from the exons ATGTCCAGCAAAGGGAACGGCGCAGAAGGCAAAACAGACTTAGCCAACG GAAGCCTGTCTAGCAGTCCAGAGGAGATGTCTGGcgctgaggaggggagggagacatcCTCAGGCATTGAAGTGGAAGCCTCAGACCTGAGCTTGAGCTTGACTGGGGATGATGGTGGCCCCAACCGTGCCAGCACAGGAAGCCGGGGTACAGATACGGAGAGCTCAGGTGAAGACAAGGACTCTGACAGCATGGAAGACACTGGCCATTACTCCATCAACGACGAAAACCAAGTCCATGACCgctcagaggaagaagaggaagaagaggaggaggaggaggaagcgcACCCTCGGCGCCGTGTCCAGCGGAAGCGGGCCAACCGTGACCAGGACTCATCAGATGATGAGCGGGCCCTGGAGGACTGGGTGTCTTCGGAGACATCCGCCCTGCCTCGACCTCGGTGGCAAGCCCTTCCTGCCCTTCGGGAGCGGGAGCTGGGTTCTAGCGCCCGCTTTGTCTATGAGGCTTGCGGAGCAAGAGTCTTTGTGCAGCGTTTCCGCCTGCAGCATGGGCTCGAGGGCCATACTGGTTGTGTCAACACCCTGCACTTTAACCAGCGCGGCACCTGGCTGGCCAGTGGCAGCGATGACCTGAAAGTGGTGGTTTGGGACTGGGTGCGGCGGCAGCCAGTGCTGGACTTTGAGAGCGGCCACAAAAGCAATGTCTTCCAG GCCAAGTTCCTTCCTAACAGTGGTGACTCCACCCTGGCCATGTGTGCCCGTGACGGGCAGGTGCGGGTAGCAGAGCTGTCTGCCACACAGTGTTGCAAGAACACGAAGCGTGTGGCCCAGCACAAGGGAGCGTCCCACAAG ttgGCCCTGGAACCGGACTCTCCCTGTACGTTCCTGTCTGCAGGTGAAGACGCCGTTGTTTTCACCATTGACCTCAGACAAGACCGGCCAGCTTC GAAACTGGTGGTgacaaaagagaaggagaagaaagtggGGCTCTATACGATCTATGTGAATCCTGCCAATACCCACCAGTTTGCAGTGGGTGGACGAGATCAGTTTGTAAG GATTTACGACCAGAGGAAAATTGATGAGAATGAGAACAACGGAGTGCTCAAGAAGTTCTGTCCTCACCACCTG GTGAACAGTGAGTCCAAAGCAAACATCACCTGTCTTGTGTTCAGCCACGACGGCACAG AGCTCCTGGCCAGTTACAACGACGAAGACATTTACCTCTTCAACTCCTCTCACAGCGACGGGGCCCAGTATGTGAAGAGATACAAGGGCCACAGAAATAATGCCACAG TAAAAGGCGTCAATTTCTATGGCCCCAAGAGCGAGTTTGTGGTGAGCGGCAGCGACTGCGGGCACATCTTCCTCTGGGAGAAGTCCTCCTGCCAGATCGTGCAGTTCATGGAGGGGGACAAGGGAGGCGTG GTAAACTGTCTTGAGCCCCACCCTCACCTGCCTGTGCTGGCAACCAGCGGCCTAGACCATGATGTCAAGATCTGGGCACCCACCGCTGAAACTTCCACTGAGCTGACGGGGCTGAAGGAT GTGATTAAGAAGAACAAGCGGGAGCGGGATGAAGACAGCTTGCACCACACCGACCTGTTTGACAGCCACATGCTCTGGTTCCTCATGCATCACCTGAGACAGAGACGCCACCACCGG CGCTGGCGAGAGCCTGGGGTCGGGGCCACAGATGCAGACTCGGATGAGTCCCCCAGCTCCTCAGACACATCGGACGAGGAGGAGGGCCCCGACCGGGTGCAGTGCATGCCTTCCTGA